In Oryza sativa Japonica Group chromosome 8, ASM3414082v1, the sequence GACTACAGGATTTCTCAAGATACCTTTGGTTCTCCTTGGACATCTGTACCAAGTAAAACATCCAAAGTAACCAGCCATAAGAAGAATGTGCAaacgaaacaaaaaaaaacacaagtaaATTAATACTAGCTAGTATCATAGTCTCTCAAGACAGTGAAAGAAATGCTGCCTAATATCAAAGAGTATACTTTTTTAGAGTATTCAAAGTATGCACAGCATTTATAAAGTACTCCTAAAAGGGTTTTACACATACGAGTAGTCTGGCCATAAGAGATGGATACATAATATTTGTTTATGGCattacaaaatttgaatttggaatTCAAATATCATTAATTGCTAGCTCTGGCACTAATATCACTTCCTTCTTTTATAAAGTGCTGGTAATTCAAAAACTAGTGGTGATGCCAGTTATGTACTGGCGTTGATTGGGTATTACTATTATGAGCCTTATTTTCCCTTTGGACTTGCTTAACCGACGACACCGAATTGCAGCGCTGTCTATACTGTTAGACAAGTGCAAGGATGTTAAGGTCAACATTGATCAGGGAGGCCGGTATAGGAGTATGCCTGTTCTCTTACACCTTACTAGTCAAGGCGACAAAAATGGGAGCACTCCGCTTCACTTCGCTGCATCGCTGAAAACTAGTACCACAGGTTTGTCAAGATGGTCTGAATATTTCCATCCGAAACCAAGTCCAACCACGCTGCTGCTTGATGCCAATGAATCTGCTATGTACCAACCGGATAACGGAGGATCATATCCTATACATGTTGCTGCCTCCAATGGGACGCTCAAGGCTGTCATAACCTTGCTCGGAAGGTCCCCTGGCTGCATCGCATTGCGGAACATGCAAGGAAAGACTTTCCTCCACGTTGCTGTGGAGAAGAAGAGGCATAGTATTGTTGCATTTGTGTGCAAAAGGCCCGAACTTGCATCTGTGTTAAATGTGCAGGACAACCAGGGGGATACCGCGCTGCACCTTGCTGTCAAAGCTGGACTTGTCTCAATTTTCAACCTCTTGTTTCGGAATAGGGAGGTGAGCTTGAATTTACCAAACAAAGACGGGCTGACACCTCGTGATCTTTCATGGATTATGATTCCTGCAAGATTCTACTATAAAAAGGTAgtaatcgttttttttttctggcttTTGTGTCAATTTATCCTAGCTACATATATGAAGTTGTCTGATTCTGTCCCCACTATATACGATACGTTAACCTGCAGAATTCACGAGGTATGATACACCAATCATTAGCACTTGCCAGAGCTCCAGTTGGTCACAGTCGCCAGGACCACTTCTATGAGAAGCATTCAAAGAGGAGGGATGAAGAAATCGATTCAGAGTACTTGACGAACGCAACTTCAGTTCTCGGCATTTCATCTGTTCTGATTGCAACGGTGACATTTGCAGCAGCTTTCACGTTACCTGGGGGATACAGAGCAGACGACCACGCGAACGGCGGGACACCGACGCTTGCTGGGAGCTACTCCTTCAACGCATTCATCACCGCAAACACGCTAGCATTCAGTTGCTCTCTGCTAGCTACCGTCAGCCTGCTCTACTCTGGGATGCCGTCGCGGGAGATCTCCATCCGCTACGTATACCAGTCCCTATCGTTGGTCATGATGCGGAGCTCAGCTACAagcctggtcgccgccttcgccttGGGCATGTACGTCGTGCTAGCTCCCGTTGCTCTCACCATGGCAAAGTCTGTCTGCGCCATCACTTTTCTCTCCTTCTTGTCTGCATGTATGGAGGTCCGGAGGCCCCTTATCGTGGCAAACTCGGTGCGTATTAGAGTTGGAATCTGGGCAGCGAGGTATCAAGCAGCGCCAGTCCTAAAATTCATCGGGAAAAGATTCTGGTCCTATGTAATTATCTTTGGCTTGCCGGCGGTGTTGAAGATTCGTGGAACCCAATGACTTTGTGTAATTATCTTATCTGCTAATAAGATTATCTTTCGCCGGGCTCTGCCTCTGTTAATGAGACTAGATGAGATAAAGGCATTTTTGCAAAATAGAAGCATATGCAAgatacaatatgtccaaaacatTGTATTCACATGTTAAACAAAATATATAATGGGCTGAGGGAAAAAGTTGCAGCAATCATCAACGTAAGCTATCAAAGACTTCTCCTACGACCAATACATTTGCTTTCAAATTTGCCGACAGCAGATAATGCCATATGTGAAGCTGGCATTGGACAGTTAGATAGGAACACCATAGTTCACAATCATCAAGAGGGTGTTAGTATATCTTCTTCTTTACCTGAGAAGCTAGGCCAGATATCTGCAATAGAAAAATAACCTTGCTATAAATTAACATTACAGAACTCCAATCTTCAAAATACTATCTTATCTTAATGTAAAAATTGGTTTATGATAAAATAATGTAATGCTGCAATTATGAGATACGAAGCCGTGAAAAATAATTTCTGCACACTAATTATAATATCGTTGCCGACAATGACTGAATAAAACTTATATACCCTTTCCtatcgaaaaaaaaatagccaACAGATATGCATATGGGGAAAAACAAATTGCAGTGACAGGTTCAACATCACCTAATTGTTTCAGTAAACATCATAgtgttcagaattcagatacCAGAAAATATGCTGACCCCTGATCAAAACCCAGATACATGGGAATCTGATCGAGAATGCTCGTGAGACCTGATAGGATTCAGGCACACATCTAATATATGACAAATTCAAGATGAGGCAATTTCCATTCTCAAATTCCATTTGGCATAGAAAAAGGCAATAACGCAAGATACTATTACACAACTACTGATTTCTTTTCAGTATCACCTATTTGTTTCAGCTCACTTCGAATGGCATTCCCTTCTTCCCTGAAGCAAGTAGACAGTAAGTCCAACATTGTATTAGAGAAGGGAAGACCAAAATAAATGGTAAAAGGCTTTTAAAAATAGGATTGCCTGAGTGTATTCCAACCTTTCTGAAATAGTTTTACAGCAGTTGCAGATCTATCCTGGAATGCATATGCGATAAATTGGACATGAAGAATATCTGAACTTAAAATTGCCCTGATAACAGATGGTTTAAAGAAATATATCAGCAACTTTTGGCTTTCATTCTAAAGAAAATCAACCctgcattttgttttttctatgaATGAAGGTAGCATGCATGAACTTCATgaaattctttttttatgcTAGTTTAGGACGAATTTGCGTTTCACTCTGTTTCAGAACAAAGAATTACATCACAACATGTCCATGACAGTAATAATAAGCACTAAAGCATTATGTCCAATAGGGTGTGAACTGCGAAGCTAGTCAGCGAGTAATAAGGAGGTGACAGTCTGTAAACAGGATGGTGTATACAACTTTCGAGACATGGAGGTAGGCAGGTAGCAAGTAGCAATGTCAagaattcataaaaaaattatagctaGACAGACAGTCCATGCTTACCTCCTTGCTTACAAATATGCGCGCCCTGCAACGAATTTAGTCATACTAAAGTTAGTGATATATAAGAAAAGGTCCAGCATTTTAATTTCTTGAACAATCATAGATCAAACTTCCATTGCATCAACATCCTTCTCACATCAGATGCTAGGCAGCTAGATATACAGTGTACAGGCCAATAATTTGGAACTGAACATCACACTCTTATAGAATTAATGAAATCCAATTATCAAAATAATATGATGATTATAATAAAAACAGGTTGAACTGAATCTGCTCGTGATGTCTAAGTTGGATCTAATTAATTAGCTCAAGGAGATATCAATATATTCCAATCAACTGTAAGTAGCATGATAAGAAATCAATTCCAGTACCATGTTGTTGTTACGGAAAATATCAAGGAAACCAACCTGTGTTATATAAAAGTATTCCGTGTATTTTTAACATATGGTACTGGCAGCTACCTCTTCATGTCATGCAAAGCGTATCATATCTAAAGCATTTCGAAAGCACGTATTCTTTTGTGAATGTAATAAACAAGAAGCAATCCAGCAAGTAAAGTCATCAAGTGTGGATACAACAGAGGATAAATTGTAGTCCAAAGCATAATTAATCCTGCATATATGAGACAACAAATCCCAATTTAAGACACAGAAAATAGGGCGCAATACCTGAGCACTGAAGACAGCCGCTCCTAATCCATCGTCTGGGCTATGGCTACAGCCAGATAAAGCGAGTAAAGAGAAGGTCGCGCAGAGCCACCCCCTTGCTCCATTGTCGGGACGGCGCTGGGCCAAATAGGTGCGGAAGGACGGTCAATGGTGCAGCCAGCGGTTATGGTGTCACGCCAGAGTATTCGTCATCAGGCTCAGGCGCGGGAGGAAGGATCAAATCAAGTGGGCCATCAGCTACCGCTCGGCCCAGACGGGAGAGGCGTGACAACCCGCACGTGAA encodes:
- the LOC4345512 gene encoding protein ACCELERATED CELL DEATH 6 isoform X1; translated protein: MDSPVIMDPQLLMAARSGACKALENLLVNHEEAAAESHLVIRMPEEGASNTSSTSSDLAQQGQPANRPAAASPLLEGLTLDSDQDSALHVVATSGDGEQYVQCAEMIHGRARHLLGATNNRGDTPLHCAARAGHHAMVCRLISLAAHEGGAANGRILSTRNKLGETALHGAIRGGNRMVVERLVSEDPELARIPEDRGIGASPLYLAVSLGRLEIARDLLDRSPTTLSYSGPEGQNVLHISVYRGEALSILLDKCKDVKVNIDQGGRYRSMPVLLHLTSQGDKNGSTPLHFAASLKTSTTGLSRWSEYFHPKPSPTTLLLDANESAMYQPDNGGSYPIHVAASNGTLKAVITLLGRSPGCIALRNMQGKTFLHVAVEKKRHSIVAFVCKRPELASVLNVQDNQGDTALHLAVKAGLVSIFNLLFRNREVSLNLPNKDGLTPRDLSWIMIPARFYYKKNSRGMIHQSLALARAPVGHSRQDHFYEKHSKRRDEEIDSEYLTNATSVLGISSVLIATVTFAAAFTLPGGYRADDHANGGTPTLAGSYSFNAFITANTLAFSCSLLATVSLLYSGMPSREISIRYVYQSLSLVMMRSSATSLVAAFALGMYVVLAPVALTMAKSVCAITFLSFLSACMEVRRPLIVANSVRIRVGIWAARYQAAPVLKFIGKRFWSYVIIFGLPAVLKIRGTQ
- the LOC4345512 gene encoding protein ACCELERATED CELL DEATH 6 isoform X2, with the translated sequence MDSPVIMDPQLLMAARSGACKALENLLVNHEEAAAESHLVIRMPEEGASNTSSTSSDLAQQGQPANRPAAASPLLEGLTLDSDQDSALHVVATSGDGEQYVQCAEMIHGRARHLLGATNNRGDTPLHCAARAGHHAMVCRLISLAAHEGGAANGRILSTRNKLGETALHGAIRGGNRMVVERLVSEDPELARIPEDRGIGASPLYLAVSLGRLEIARDLLDRSPTTLSYSGPEGQNVLHISVYRGEALSILLDKCKDVKVNIDQGGRYRSMPVLLHLTSQGDKNGSTPLHFAASLKTSTTGLSRWSEYFHPKPSPTTLLLDANESAMYQPDNGGSYPIHVAASNGTLKAVITLLGRSPGCIALRNMQGKTFLHVAVEKKRHSIVAFVCKRPELASVLNVQDNQGDTALHLAVKAGLVSIFNLLFRNREVSLNLPNKDGLTPRDLSWIMIPARFYYKKNSRGMIHQSLALARAPVGHSRQDHFYEKHSKRRDEEIDSDSFHVTWGIQSRRPRERRDTDACWELLLQRIHHRKHASIQLLSASYRQPALLWDAVAGDLHPLRIPVPIVGHDAELSYKPGRRLRLGHVRRASSRCSHHGKVCLRHHFSLLLVCMYGGPEAPYRGKLGAY